A window from Cryptomeria japonica chromosome 1, Sugi_1.0, whole genome shotgun sequence encodes these proteins:
- the LOC131056172 gene encoding linamarin synthase 2-like, giving the protein MGMSGLHAVIVPFPAQGTINPLINLAQLLSSRGVFITFVNTEWSHKCMSKAAHNDEEPAFKFLTIPDGLPPDHGRLANLGEYVIAMENLGPVLEHHLLSSLADGKTPPITCIITENFMSCTQQVAKKLGVPRVIFWTLCAASSIAQCNANLLLSRGHIPVKVEKSKRADKVITCLPGNLPPLLPSDLFSFYRATDISGVLFQWALRESQFQSKADYVLVNTFDELENPETVSALSCNGCPALAVGPVFLPNLLEGKDLNGRGSLLEQDESCLKWLDAQEPASVIYVSFGSIAVKSNEQLGELAMGLEKSEHPFLWVLRMDIAGGVPATLPEGFEERTKDRGLIVKWAPQVKVVSHPSVGGFLSHCGWNSCLESMSMGIPILGWPYFCDQFLDCRFCKDVWKIGIDLEGVDVDENLVIKREEIEKGVRRLMEGKEAQELRKRGMELKEAAFKAVGQGGSSFMNLNRFIHDMTQLSKSASVKTA; this is encoded by the exons ATGGGGATGAGTGGCCTGCACGCAGTGATTGTACCTTTCCCTGCGCAAGGCACCATCAATCCTCTCATTAATTTGGCCCAGTTGCTCTCTTCAAGAGGGGTTTTCATCACTTTTGTAAACACGGAATGGAGTCACAAGTGCATGTCCAAAGCAGCTCATAATGATGAAGAACCCGCGTTTAAGTTTCTCACCATTCCAGATGGGTTGCCGCCAGATCATGGTCGCCTCGCCAATCTTGGCGAGTACGTAATCGCAATGGAAAATCTTGGCCCTGTCTTGGAGCATCATTTGCTGAGCAGCTTAGCAGACGGAAAAACTCCTCCCATCACCTGCATAATAACAGAAAATTTCATGTCCTGCACTCAACAAGTGGCCAAAAAACTGGGAGTGCCCCGAGTGATCTTCTGGACATTGTGCGCTGCCTCTTCAATTGCTCAGTGCAACGCCAACCTTCTCCTCTCCCGCGGACATATTCCTGTCAAAG TGGAGAAATCGAAAAGGGCGGACAAAGTGATCACTTGTTTGCCCGGTAATCTTCCGCCTCTGTTGCCCAGCGATCTGTTTTCTTTCTATCGCGCCACCGACATATCGGGCGTTTTATTCCAGTGGGCCCTGCGTGAGTCCCAATTCCAAAGCAAGGCAGACTATGTGTTGGTCAACACGTTCGATGAGCTGGAAAACCCTGAGACGGTAAGCGCACTGTCCTGTAATGGCTGCCCTGCTTTGGCAGTAGGGCCTGTATTTCTTCCCAATTTGCTGGAAGGAAAAGATTTGAACGGGCGTGGGAGTTTGCTGGAGCAGGACGAGAGCTGTCTGAAATGGCTCGACGCCCAAGAGCCGGCTTCTGTGATATACGTTTCCTTCGGCAGCATCGCTGTCAAATCAAACGAACAGCTAGGGGAGCTGGCGATGGGATTGGAGAAGAGTGAGCACCCTTTCCTGTGGGTTTTGCGCATGGATATTGCGGGAGGCGTGCCTGCAACTCTGCCGGAGGGTTTTGAAGAGAGGACAAAAGATCGGGGACTGATTGTTAAATGGGCGCCTCAGGTGAAAGTTGTGTCTCATCCTTCCGTAGGAGGGTTCCTCAGCCATTGCGGGTGGAACTCGTGTTTGGAGAGCATGAGCATGGGTATTCCCATTCTTGGATGGCCCTATTTCTGTGATCAGTTTCTGGACTGCCGCTTCTGCAAGGATGTGTGGAAGATTGGCATTGACTTGGAAGGCGTGGACGTTGATGAAAATCTGGTGATCAAAAGGGAGGAGATAGAGAAAGGCGTGAGGAGACTGATGGAGGGTAAGGAAGCGCAGGAGCTGAGAAAAAGGGGCATGGAGTTGAAGGAGGCGGCATTTAAAGCTGTTGGGCAGGGAGGttcttcttttatgaatttgaaCAGATTTATTC